One segment of Candidatus Cybelea sp. DNA contains the following:
- the pdxT gene encoding pyridoxal 5'-phosphate synthase glutaminase subunit PdxT encodes MTTTGVLALQGDVVEHCAALERAGARPLAVKTPADLARVDALIVPGGESTTVMKLLERSGLGRPIVERTHAGMPLWGTCMGMIVAARDVAGAAQPTLDLIDITVRRNAFGRQNDSAEIPLQIPALGSEPFPGVFIRAPWIERYGPTVELLAERDGHGIMVREGNVLATAFHPELTRDPRIHQYFLGMSGQQGKPSAAA; translated from the coding sequence ATGACAACCACAGGTGTGCTTGCGCTGCAGGGTGACGTCGTCGAGCACTGCGCGGCGCTGGAACGCGCCGGGGCGCGGCCCCTTGCCGTCAAAACGCCTGCCGACCTCGCGCGCGTCGATGCGCTGATCGTTCCCGGCGGCGAGTCGACGACGGTGATGAAGCTGCTCGAACGCTCGGGGCTCGGGCGGCCGATCGTCGAGCGCACGCACGCCGGCATGCCGCTGTGGGGAACCTGCATGGGAATGATCGTCGCCGCGCGCGACGTCGCCGGCGCCGCTCAGCCGACGCTCGACCTCATCGACATCACCGTGCGGCGCAACGCATTCGGCCGGCAAAACGATTCCGCGGAAATTCCGCTCCAGATTCCCGCGCTCGGCAGCGAGCCGTTTCCCGGTGTCTTCATTCGGGCGCCGTGGATCGAGCGATACGGCCCGACGGTCGAGTTGCTCGCCGAGCGCGACGGTCACGGCATTATGGTACGTGAAGGCAACGTACTGGCCACCGCCTTCCATCCCGAACTCACCCGCGACCCGCGCATTCATCAATACTTCCTCGGAATGTCCGGTCAGCAAGGGAAGCCCTCAGCAGCCGCTTAA
- the pdxS gene encoding pyridoxal 5'-phosphate synthase lyase subunit PdxS, whose translation MEKGTVTVKRGLAQMLKGGVIMDVVTPEHAAIAQEAGAVAVMALERIPADIRAAGGVARMSAIDLIRGIMDAVTIPVMAKVRIGHFAEAQVLQQLGVDYIDESEVLTPADDKYHVDKHLFTTPFVCGARDLGEALRRIAEGAAMIRSKGEAGSGNIVEAVRHMRAIGDSIRELSVAPKEELVARARDLGAPYELVTEIAQNGKLPVVLFCAGGVATPADAALMMQLGAEGIFVGSGIFKSKDPKRFARAIVNATTHFNDPSVVLDACRSLGQSEAMPGLDVRQLSEAELMAPRGN comes from the coding sequence ATGGAAAAAGGAACGGTAACGGTTAAGCGCGGGCTCGCGCAGATGCTCAAAGGCGGCGTTATTATGGACGTCGTCACCCCCGAACACGCGGCAATCGCGCAAGAAGCCGGCGCGGTCGCGGTGATGGCGCTCGAACGAATTCCCGCCGATATCCGGGCGGCCGGCGGCGTCGCCCGCATGAGCGCAATCGACCTGATCCGCGGCATCATGGATGCCGTTACCATTCCCGTCATGGCCAAAGTACGCATCGGTCACTTCGCCGAAGCGCAAGTGCTGCAGCAGCTCGGCGTCGACTACATCGACGAGTCGGAAGTGCTCACGCCCGCCGACGACAAGTATCACGTCGACAAGCATCTGTTCACGACGCCGTTCGTCTGCGGGGCGCGCGACCTGGGTGAAGCGTTGCGGCGGATCGCCGAAGGCGCGGCAATGATTCGCAGCAAGGGCGAAGCCGGCAGCGGCAACATCGTTGAAGCCGTCCGGCACATGCGTGCGATCGGCGATTCGATCCGCGAGCTGAGCGTCGCGCCGAAGGAAGAGCTCGTCGCGCGAGCGCGAGATCTCGGCGCGCCCTACGAGCTGGTGACCGAGATCGCGCAGAACGGGAAGCTCCCGGTCGTTCTTTTTTGCGCCGGCGGCGTCGCCACGCCCGCCGACGCCGCATTGATGATGCAGCTCGGCGCGGAAGGCATCTTCGTCGGAAGCGGCATCTTCAAATCGAAGGATCCCAAGCGTTTCGCTCGCGCGATCGTCAACGCCACAACCCATTTCAACGATCCGTCCGTCGTGCTTGACGCGTGCCGCTCGCTTGGGCAATCGGAGGCTATGCCAGGCCTCGACGTGCGTCAGTTGAGTGAAGCCGAGCTGATGGCACCGCGTGGCAATTAG
- the bioB gene encoding biotin synthase BioB: protein MTHHTIERARTELLEREQPARAELLRRLAELPSEHVPELLALADDVRSRYCGSGIAVEVLYNAKRGGCSEDCNFCSQSARYATGVEPERLSSVEEFVAAAHEAQTRGAGEFCIVVAVRGPSERLLARVCEAVVRIKRELPLTVAVSLGILSGAQIERLAQAGVDKVNHNLESSRRYFPQVCTTHTYDERWETCVRVKQRNLELCCGGIIGMGEDIADRIDFLIALQELSPQEVPINFLNPRPGTPFALRPLLDPVEALRFVAMARLALPNALVRFAGGREVTLKALQDVGMRSGASGIVLGNYLTTEGRSDADDFAMLDRLGFEVLA, encoded by the coding sequence ATGACCCACCACACGATCGAACGGGCGCGCACCGAGCTGCTCGAGCGCGAGCAGCCCGCGCGCGCCGAGCTGCTGCGCCGGCTGGCGGAGCTCCCGTCCGAGCACGTTCCGGAACTGCTCGCGCTGGCCGACGACGTCCGCTCGCGCTACTGCGGCAGCGGCATCGCGGTCGAAGTGCTCTATAACGCTAAGCGAGGCGGATGTTCGGAGGACTGCAACTTCTGCTCGCAGAGCGCCCGCTACGCGACCGGCGTCGAGCCCGAACGGCTTTCCAGCGTCGAGGAATTCGTCGCCGCCGCGCACGAGGCGCAGACCCGCGGCGCCGGCGAGTTCTGCATTGTCGTCGCCGTCCGCGGGCCGTCGGAGCGGCTGTTGGCGCGCGTCTGCGAAGCGGTGGTGCGCATCAAGCGCGAGCTGCCCTTGACGGTGGCCGTTTCCCTTGGAATTCTCAGCGGCGCGCAAATCGAGCGTCTTGCGCAGGCCGGCGTCGACAAAGTCAATCACAATCTCGAGAGCTCGCGCCGCTACTTTCCGCAAGTCTGCACGACGCATACCTACGACGAGCGCTGGGAGACGTGTGTGCGCGTCAAGCAGCGGAATTTGGAGCTGTGCTGCGGCGGGATCATCGGGATGGGCGAAGACATCGCCGACCGCATCGACTTTCTGATCGCCCTGCAGGAGCTGTCGCCGCAAGAGGTGCCGATCAACTTTCTCAATCCGCGGCCCGGAACGCCCTTCGCTCTGCGCCCGCTGCTCGATCCGGTCGAGGCGTTGCGCTTCGTCGCGATGGCGCGCCTCGCGCTCCCCAACGCGCTCGTTCGTTTCGCGGGCGGCCGCGAAGTGACGCTCAAAGCCTTACAGGACGTCGGCATGCGCAGCGGCGCGAGCGGGATCGTTTTGGGCAACTACCTCACCACGGAAGGCCGCAGCGACGCCGACGACTTCGCGATGCTCGATCGGCTCGGCTTCGAAGTCCTCGCGTAG
- a CDS encoding aminotransferase class I/II-fold pyridoxal phosphate-dependent enzyme produces the protein MSYLDRVEDALQKIREEHRYRELPLRRLADVIDFSSNDYLGMAEEPQVLEALKHAKRAGSGGARLLAGRNRELSLLEEELAAWLGRERALLFSSGYLAGIGAIPVLAKLVASIYSDRANHASLIDGARLSSRPRVPYEHATLPQLPAGESALVVSETLFGMDGDTIDAAALLRQLREPDVLLFDEAHALGVAGPQGAGVARNLADPRVLILGTLSKALGTLGGFVAGPAVTIDLFVNRARSFIFDTALPPALALAARIALHLTRGAEDRRTRLNANAERLRLALGIAGEGPIVPIPLGEEARALRISQRLLERRIFVPAIRPPTVPPGTSRLRVTLRADHTLEQVDLLAAELQRCIATS, from the coding sequence GTGAGCTACCTCGATCGAGTCGAGGACGCGCTGCAGAAGATCCGCGAAGAACATCGGTATCGCGAGCTGCCGCTTCGCCGGCTGGCCGACGTTATCGACTTCTCTTCGAACGATTACCTCGGGATGGCCGAAGAGCCGCAGGTCCTCGAGGCGCTCAAGCACGCGAAGCGCGCCGGCTCGGGCGGTGCGCGGCTTCTGGCCGGGCGTAATCGCGAGCTTTCGTTGCTCGAGGAGGAGCTCGCGGCGTGGCTCGGGCGCGAACGGGCGCTGCTTTTTTCGTCGGGCTACCTCGCAGGCATCGGCGCGATTCCGGTGCTTGCGAAGCTCGTGGCGTCGATCTACTCCGACCGCGCGAACCACGCGTCGCTGATCGACGGAGCGCGGCTTTCGAGCAGACCGCGCGTACCCTACGAGCACGCGACGCTGCCGCAGCTGCCTGCGGGCGAATCGGCGCTCGTGGTCAGCGAGACGCTCTTTGGGATGGATGGCGACACGATCGACGCCGCCGCGCTGCTCCGGCAACTGCGCGAGCCGGATGTGCTGCTCTTCGATGAAGCGCACGCGCTCGGCGTCGCCGGCCCGCAAGGGGCAGGCGTCGCGCGAAATCTGGCGGATCCGCGCGTGCTGATCCTCGGCACGCTCTCGAAGGCGCTCGGTACTCTGGGGGGCTTCGTTGCGGGACCGGCCGTGACGATCGATCTGTTCGTCAACCGGGCGCGCAGCTTCATCTTCGATACCGCACTGCCGCCGGCGCTAGCGCTCGCGGCGCGCATTGCGCTGCACCTGACGCGCGGCGCGGAGGATCGCCGCACGCGGCTGAACGCCAATGCCGAGCGGCTGCGTCTCGCGTTGGGCATCGCGGGCGAGGGTCCAATCGTTCCCATCCCCCTGGGCGAGGAAGCGCGCGCGCTGCGCATTTCACAGCGGCTCTTGGAACGCCGCATATTTGTTCCGGCGATCCGGCCGCCGACCGTGCCGCCGGGCACATCGCGCCTGCGCGTAACGCTACGCGCGGATCACACGCTCGAGCAGGTCGATCTGCTCGCTGCCGAGCTGCAACGGTGCATCGCTACTTCGTAA
- a CDS encoding aminotransferase class III-fold pyridoxal phosphate-dependent enzyme: MAEASHLWLPFTQMRDFERRPHRFVRGLGSRLWDAQGRRVFDAVSSIWTTIHGHCHPRIVDAIATQAAHLDHATLLGASNPVAERLAERLCTLAGMDYAFFGGDGASAVEAALKMALAYWQNKGEPQRTRFVRLGDAYHGDTAGAMSVSDIALFKSRFGSLTFEARGFESGAAQGDDVAAVILEPLVQAASGMRLVPSAIYDELREARTLVICDEVATGFGRTGTMFAFEQTPLHPDIVCVGKGLSGGTLALSATLVRREVYQAFLGEPGEYVHFFHGHSYAGNPIACAAALASLDLFEEERTLARAASIARAAGLRLETLGLHPHVREARQAGTMIGVELASSAWPVADALYEAGQFTRPIGNVIQFVPPLCATGDEVHSFFDALSNALP; encoded by the coding sequence GTGGCGGAGGCTTCTCATCTGTGGCTGCCGTTCACCCAAATGCGGGATTTCGAACGGCGTCCGCACCGTTTCGTCCGCGGGCTCGGCTCGCGGCTTTGGGATGCGCAGGGCCGGCGCGTCTTCGACGCGGTCAGTTCAATTTGGACGACGATACACGGCCATTGCCATCCGCGTATCGTCGACGCGATCGCGACGCAAGCCGCACACCTCGATCATGCAACGCTGCTGGGTGCGAGCAATCCCGTCGCCGAACGGCTCGCCGAGCGTCTCTGCACGCTTGCGGGAATGGACTACGCGTTCTTCGGCGGCGACGGCGCCAGCGCAGTCGAAGCGGCGCTGAAGATGGCGCTGGCGTATTGGCAGAACAAGGGCGAACCGCAGCGCACGCGTTTCGTTCGGCTGGGCGATGCGTATCACGGCGATACGGCCGGCGCGATGAGCGTCTCGGATATCGCGCTCTTCAAGTCGCGCTTTGGCAGCCTGACGTTCGAAGCGCGGGGCTTCGAAAGCGGCGCGGCGCAGGGGGACGACGTGGCGGCGGTCATCCTCGAGCCGCTCGTGCAGGCGGCCTCGGGAATGCGTCTGGTTCCGAGCGCGATCTACGACGAGCTGCGCGAGGCGCGGACGCTGGTCATCTGCGACGAGGTCGCTACCGGCTTCGGGCGGACGGGGACGATGTTCGCCTTCGAACAGACGCCGCTACACCCCGATATCGTCTGCGTCGGCAAAGGCTTGAGCGGCGGCACGCTGGCGCTTTCGGCGACGCTCGTGCGCCGGGAAGTCTATCAGGCGTTTCTTGGCGAGCCCGGGGAATACGTCCACTTCTTTCACGGTCATTCGTACGCCGGCAATCCGATCGCCTGTGCTGCGGCGCTCGCTTCGCTCGACCTCTTTGAAGAGGAGCGGACCTTGGCCCGCGCCGCAAGCATAGCGCGCGCCGCCGGTTTGCGCCTGGAAACGCTCGGCTTGCATCCCCACGTGCGCGAGGCGCGGCAGGCCGGGACGATGATCGGCGTCGAGCTTGCGTCGAGCGCCTGGCCGGTCGCCGATGCACTCTACGAAGCGGGGCAATTCACGCGCCCGATCGGCAACGTCATTCAGTTCGTTCCGCCGCTGTGCGCAACCGGCGACGAGGTTCACTCGTTCTTCGATGCATTGAGCAACGCACTGCCGTGA
- a CDS encoding HNH endonuclease, protein MSEVLVLNFTYEALNVTSFQRAVKLLFAGKAEMLHGRERMLASPTLAMRMPSIIRMLYYIRRPMQKVALTKKNVLIRDDHMCQYCGLRGERLMTVDHVTPKSRGGESTWENLVCACMRCNNRKNNRTPREANMSLQRKPRQPKYIPWIQIKRNTLPDEWGKFLFLYNVSIEERVET, encoded by the coding sequence ATGAGCGAGGTGCTCGTGCTGAACTTTACCTACGAAGCGCTCAACGTCACCAGCTTTCAGCGTGCCGTCAAGCTGCTTTTCGCCGGAAAAGCGGAGATGCTGCACGGCCGAGAGCGGATGCTCGCGTCGCCCACGCTCGCGATGCGGATGCCCTCGATCATCCGGATGCTGTACTACATCCGCCGGCCGATGCAGAAGGTCGCGCTGACGAAGAAGAACGTGCTCATTCGCGACGATCACATGTGCCAATACTGCGGGTTGCGCGGCGAGCGCCTGATGACCGTCGATCACGTTACGCCCAAGAGCCGCGGCGGGGAGTCGACCTGGGAGAATCTCGTCTGCGCCTGCATGCGCTGCAACAACCGCAAGAACAACCGTACGCCGCGCGAAGCCAATATGTCGCTGCAGCGCAAGCCGCGCCAGCCCAAATATATTCCTTGGATTCAGATCAAACGCAACACGCTGCCCGACGAATGGGGTAAGTTCTTGTTCCTCTACAACGTCTCGATCGAGGAGCGAGTCGAAACCTAG
- the bioD gene encoding dethiobiotin synthase produces MHRYFVTGTDTDVGKTRVAASLALALARGGKNPVIVKPVQTGLGPLEEGDAQRAARLSGVACIEIARYEKAADPWSAALAQGREPLAARALAEALDGLDGALVVEGAGGIMAPLNAGEHLGDVAALAHLETIVAIGLRLGCLSHALLTLRLCRELALSVAGAVLVERWGPAGEAYRSDVLRALQENVRVLGILASAPEEAESVEAGAKLFAPLVNQER; encoded by the coding sequence GTGCATCGCTACTTCGTAACCGGCACCGATACCGACGTTGGGAAGACGCGCGTCGCCGCATCGCTCGCGCTGGCGCTCGCGCGCGGCGGCAAAAATCCGGTGATCGTCAAGCCCGTGCAGACGGGGCTGGGCCCGCTCGAAGAAGGCGACGCGCAGCGCGCTGCGCGGCTTTCCGGTGTTGCCTGCATCGAGATCGCGCGCTACGAAAAGGCCGCCGATCCATGGTCGGCAGCGCTGGCGCAGGGGCGCGAGCCGCTCGCGGCGCGTGCCCTGGCCGAGGCGCTCGACGGGCTCGATGGTGCGCTCGTCGTCGAAGGGGCCGGCGGTATTATGGCGCCGCTCAATGCCGGCGAGCATCTGGGCGACGTCGCGGCGCTGGCGCATCTGGAGACGATCGTGGCGATCGGTCTGCGGCTCGGCTGCCTGAGTCACGCGCTGCTCACCCTGCGCCTCTGCCGGGAGCTCGCGCTTTCGGTAGCGGGCGCGGTACTCGTCGAACGCTGGGGGCCCGCCGGCGAGGCGTATCGCTCCGACGTGCTGCGCGCGTTGCAGGAGAACGTGCGCGTACTCGGGATTTTGGCGAGTGCCCCGGAGGAGGCCGAGTCGGTCGAAGCCGGAGCAAAGCTTTTCGCACCACTGGTGAACCAAGAACGCTGA